AGCGGTTCGTGGCCGACTGGGAGCGGGCGAACGACCCGAGCCTCCCCGACGTGGCAAAGCCGACCGGGAAGCGCGTGGCGGTCGTGGGTTCCGGCCCCGCGGGACTGACTGCCGCGGCAGAGCTCGCCCGCGCCGGCCACGCCGTCACGATCTTCGAGTCGCTCCACGAAGCGGGCGGGGTCCTGACCTACGGCATCCCCGCGTTCCGGCTCCCGAAGGATGTCGTCAAAGCGGAGATCGACCAGGTGCTCGCCCTCGGCGTCCGGCTGAAGAAGAACCACCTCGTGGGGAGAAGCGTCAGCGCCGACGAACTCCTCGGCTACGACGCGGTCTTCCTCGCGACCGGCGCGGGGCTCCCCGCGTTCATGGGCATCCCCGGCGAGAACAAGAACGGCGTCTACTCGGCAAATGAGTTCCTCACAAGGGTGAACCTGATGCACGGCGACGCGTTTCCCGAGTACGACACGCCGGTCCTGCACGGGGCCCGCGTCGCGGTGATCGGCGGCGGCAACGTCGCGATGGACTCCGCACGGGTGGCCCGCCGCCTGGGCGCGAAGGTCTCGCTGATCTACCGGAGAGGCGAGGAGGAGATGCCGGCACGGAGGGCCGAGGTCGTCCACGCAAAGGAGGAAGGGATCGAGTTTTACACCTGCACGAACCCGACGCAGATCCTCGGCGAGCAGTGCGTCACCGGCGTCGAGTGCGTGAAGATGTCCCTCTGCGGCCTTGACGCGAGCGGCCGCAGGTCGCCGGAGCCGATCGAGGGGAGCGAGTTCACCCTCGACGTGGACATGGTGATCCAGGCGATCGGCACGAGCCCGAACCCGCTCCTCGTCTCCCTGATCCCGGGCCTCGAGCGCGGGCGGAAGGGCAACGTCGTCGTCGACGAGAACGGCCGGACCTCGATCCCCCACGTCTACGCGGGCGGCGACATCGCCACCGGCGCGGCGACGGTGATCGAGGCGATGGGCTCGGCGAAGAAGGCGGCGGCGGCGATCGACGCGATGCTGAAGGGAGAATAATCACTCTTTTTCCAAGGGTTGGCCCGGAATTCTGCCGGGACAAGACCGGGTCCAACCGATTCTTCAGATGTGCCGTCGGAGCGTGAGCACCATGTATGCGAGTTAACTCTCCGCAGGACGGAGCTCGGAAGGGACACAGATCTTTGGGCAGGATGCTCCCTCTTGAGCCGGAAGGAGCGCGGACATACCTGAGTGAGGGACGCATTCTCCTACAAAAGAATAATTCATGCAGGGGAATCTCTCACTCGGGTTGACGGATACGGGTTCGCCTTACGGCAAAAGCTTCTCAAGTGTGAATGTGGCGTTTGCTCCGGGCGGAACGTATGTGCCGATATAGTGAATTTCGATAGGAATACACGGCGATTCTGGCACACCATCATTCTCCGGAATGACCCCCCGGAAGCCTACCATCATGCCATCTACCCGATAGGCTTCGTCCAGATTAACAGGAGCGTAACAGGTTCCGTTTTCCGCCTGTATGATATATACTCCACTGTCGTTTTCGACGTGTACGACTGTTCCGATGACGGTCTCTTCATCGATTTTTCCTGTATCAGTGCAACCGCTTGAGAGCAATGTTAAAATGAGGATGAATGTAACTGATATAACTGAAAGGTGGGGTAATGTTCTATGTACCATTATGTATACACTTACTTCTTCATTACTTAAATTCTCGGATATATAGTTCTTGGCGCTACTCTTTGGAACCTTGAAGGTCCTCAACCTGCCGACAGCATCTGCTGCCTTTGACGATGCTTACTCCCATATACACGATGGATAAACGGAGGGTGTGGCATCACCTCAGGTGGCTCCTTGTACTGTTTGATCCGTTTTTCAAGACAGAATTAGAAGCGTGCTTCATGAACACGATCTGTTCATGCCCAACCCATGACTGCTGAGGGTCCTCAAAATCCAAAAGAGTAGCGCTAAGAGTTATGATTTATAGTTTCATCATAATTCACTAACTATATGTTCTCTAAAGTTCCCACTGACCTGAGAAAGACTTGTTCAAAAAAGAAATCGGTTTTCTGTCCAACAGTTCATTATCAACTAACGTAAAATACTTGGCTCGTGCTATACGCCGGATTAGGCCCTACTACAACATAACCTAGAGGCGGGACACAATAGTGGTCACCAAGCACCTGGTAATAATAGCCTCCATCTACGGATTTTTGCCCCATTACGGTCTGGGATGTAACAAGAATCCCAATTTTCTCCTTGTTTGCGATCTCCACCCACGCTGGCTCGATGAACATGAATAATCGTGTTTTCGTCGACATGTAGGGTATTGATATAGCAGGCTGTGCCTGACTTGAAGAATAATAGTCGACAACCCTGTTTCCATGAAAAGCCCATGATAACCCAGCAACGCCTAAATCGCTATCCCTCGATGCGCTATTATTATTGTTCATTACATTTTGAAGAACTACAACACCTTCTTCCGCAGACGGGACTTTGCTGAGACTGGATTTCGAATCAGATGCCCTCGACCTGATCTCACTCATCGCCTCTTCTGTGAGAGGTTCTGGCATTTGTTCTCCGGGAGCAGTCCATTGAATTTTACTGGACTTATAGAGTTTCTGAAGATCTTCTGTGAGTTTCTCCATCTCACCGGGATAGACTGCTTCGTAGAATTCCGCGTAAGTGATATCTTTCCCAACAAGGTTGGAGATTAACTCCCTGTAATAATCTTCCTCTGATAGATCAGATGTGTCCAAGGCGGCATATTCACCATTACCATGTGCACTTGCCATAGGAACAAGCATTGCGCCAAATATGCACAATGTTATTAGGATTCCAACTGTTTGACCCACGTTTCTTGTCCTGTTCTTTCCATTCATTTTTCTTTCCTCCAGTGGTGACCCGGAGGCAAAAGAGACACACATTTAAGTATGTAGAACGCATACGCTCCCTTTGCCTCCGGGCATGCAGGGCGCGTCATCCGGTCGTCAACCAGGGATGGGCAGCCCCACATCTTTTGCGGACGCCGCTCTGAAGCATCCACACAGTGACATGAGCGGCGATCTATTTAGAAATTCTGTCAGATTCATTTACACGTTCGCAGATATTTGCCGAAAGTGAACGGAGAGAACCCTCCCCGGAAGACGAAGGCACAGGAGAGAACCTATTCTCAAGGTGGTATATGCCGTACAGGACGCAGCAGCCTCTGACTGCCGCACTTGCGCGCGCCCTGCACCCGAACTATTGGGTTCTGTCGATGGACAGGCAGGCCTGCCGGCCGATTGCGTAAACCGTATCAGCCATGAGCGACAGTACCTTCAACCTGTACAAAAACCCGTCGAAACCAGAAAGCTCCTGTCCGGAGGTCCCATGAAAAAGAGCCAGATTGTCATCTGGAGCGTCCTCATCGCTCTCGTCTTCGTGCACTATTTCTACATGCCCGAGCAGCCCAAGGTCACCAGGGGAGAGATGCATATCTCTTTCGACTCCCGGGAGTGCCGACCCGACCTGGTTGACCTCTGGAATACGCTTGTACAGGAGCAGGCGTTTTCGAACGAGTCGGCCGTGCTCATCCAGCTGAACCAGTATATCGACAAAGACGGAACGGTGCAGTGCACCGAACTCCACTGGATCGGCTACGTAGACGGGGAGGAGCACGCGTACGAGGTATATGTCCACCAGAGCGGCAACGTATATTATAACGACCAGATATTTGACTTCCCCATGCAGGGGGTACATCCCCTCGCCATATTACGCGAGGTCGACAGGATCGAGTTTGACGATCTCACTCACGGAGAATACAACATAACGCTCACGACGTTCAAACACGACGGTCCAATGACCTACAACAAAACCAACGGCGACCTGTACGCCTTCGCGGACGGATCGCTTCGTCCCCTGAAGGAGGCCACGTTCTCTTCCGAAGCCTCCCGGCATATGATCGAGATCTTTCCGGAGATCGGGCAGTCGGGCGAGATTACGACCGCAGAGAGCATATCGGATCGCATCATCCTCTTCCCCGAACAGGAGATCGCCCGGGCCGACTCCGTCGTCCACGCATGACGTGCAGGCGGCGCCCGGAGACTCTGAATGCATCCTCGATAAGCCACGGGGTGATCCGGGAAAAGGGGCAAACGGTGTAGTTATGGAGAACTGCCGAACGGCAATCAGATACCGGTGCCGGACACACGCCCCCCGGCGATCGCGGGCTTCCACGATCCGTGGGCTTGTACACACTCTTTCGCATCGGCGCAGAGGTAGTAGCGTACGAACCGTCCTTTCTTCTCGTCTCTGACAATACCATCCCGGAGCAGCGGTTTCATATGCCAGGTGACGTTCGCACCCGACATTATGAGCCGGGACGCGATCTCTTTTCTCGTGCTTCCCGGGTATTGCAAAACGATATTGAGTATCCGACTCTTTGACTGCTCGTTGAGATATCCCGCCACCTTTCGTTCCAGACCGGGACAGGCGCCCGTGTTGACGTAATATCTCATGCCTCTGCAGTTCGGCTCGGGGACGACCGTTCCCATCCTGCATAACATCTCTACGTGGTAGCGGAGGGTTCCGATATTCATCCCGAGCAACCGGGAGAGAGAGCTTGTATTGATTCCCGGATTATCGCGTATGCACAGGTACGTTGCATTCCGGGTTTCGTTCTCAAGGACGTTATTGCGCAGGATCCTCTTATGGCCGAAATGCAGCCATGCGAGCAGCGAGAATACAAGTTGCATCGGGACAAAGAGCACCGGAACAAATACGGATACGAGTCCGAGAATAACAATATCCAGGGGGATATTCCAGACGTACACCGGCATCGGATCCAAAGGCACCCTCTCCGGATATGCGTCCTGAACGGCAGTAGCACATGCGGCAGACGGCAGCAGTGCGAGGCAGAAGATGGCCAGAGCGATTCCGGCAATCCGCACCCGCGTGACCATGGATTTATATAAAACCGGTATCAGTAAAAAGGTTTGGTTTGGTAGGTGTTCGGCTTTGTTGAAAGCGTGTGAGAGGTCATCATTTAAGCATAAGCATTGCAATTCAAAATATACGGAATGGTTCCTGTCACACTCTCGCCATACACTTTAAGTCTCCAGGTACCTGATGCAGGGCTGCTTATATCTATGCGAATCTGTCCATCCAGACGTCCGC
This portion of the Methanoculleus caldifontis genome encodes:
- a CDS encoding winged helix-turn-helix transcriptional regulator codes for the protein MVTRVRIAGIALAIFCLALLPSAACATAVQDAYPERVPLDPMPVYVWNIPLDIVILGLVSVFVPVLFVPMQLVFSLLAWLHFGHKRILRNNVLENETRNATYLCIRDNPGINTSSLSRLLGMNIGTLRYHVEMLCRMGTVVPEPNCRGMRYYVNTGACPGLERKVAGYLNEQSKSRILNIVLQYPGSTRKEIASRLIMSGANVTWHMKPLLRDGIVRDEKKGRFVRYYLCADAKECVQAHGSWKPAIAGGRVSGTGI
- the gltA gene encoding NADPH-dependent glutamate synthase produces the protein MSDRAVDVRVKDFREVDSGITPGEAIAEAERCLQCKKPLCVRGCPVCIDIPAFIGHVAEGNFPEAARALKEQNMLPAICGRVCPQETQCEGVCVLGNKETPIRIGAIERFVADWERANDPSLPDVAKPTGKRVAVVGSGPAGLTAAAELARAGHAVTIFESLHEAGGVLTYGIPAFRLPKDVVKAEIDQVLALGVRLKKNHLVGRSVSADELLGYDAVFLATGAGLPAFMGIPGENKNGVYSANEFLTRVNLMHGDAFPEYDTPVLHGARVAVIGGGNVAMDSARVARRLGAKVSLIYRRGEEEMPARRAEVVHAKEEGIEFYTCTNPTQILGEQCVTGVECVKMSLCGLDASGRRSPEPIEGSEFTLDVDMVIQAIGTSPNPLLVSLIPGLERGRKGNVVVDENGRTSIPHVYAGGDIATGAATVIEAMGSAKKAAAAIDAMLKGE